A region of Thermobifida halotolerans DNA encodes the following proteins:
- a CDS encoding carbohydrate ABC transporter permease — protein MDLRVSPYLFISPFFLLFAVFGLFPLLYTVWVSLHDWTLLGGNQGFVGLDNYVRLVQDEKFWNSLYNTFGIFLIAVIPQLLLAMFLADTLSRRIRAVNFFRMGLLLPYLTSVAAVAIVFSQLFGTQFGLVNYALGFLGIDPINWQGGTLSSWAVIAVMVDWRWTGYNALIYLAAMSAIPRDLYEAASIDGASRMRQFWQITVPMLRPTIIFTVIVSTIGQMQLFTEPVIFGDVSGGTQGQFQTTMMLIFEEAFRFNNYGYGSAIAWMLFMLVVVISALNALLSSRIKGA, from the coding sequence CTGGACCTCCGGGTCTCCCCCTATCTGTTCATCTCCCCCTTCTTCCTGCTCTTCGCGGTTTTCGGCCTGTTCCCCCTGCTCTACACCGTCTGGGTCTCGCTGCACGACTGGACGCTGCTGGGCGGGAACCAGGGATTCGTCGGCCTCGACAACTACGTCCGCCTCGTCCAGGACGAGAAGTTCTGGAACTCGCTGTACAACACCTTCGGCATCTTCCTCATCGCCGTCATCCCGCAGCTGCTGCTGGCCATGTTCCTGGCCGACACGCTGAGCCGCAGGATCCGCGCGGTCAACTTCTTCCGGATGGGCCTGCTGCTGCCCTACCTGACCTCCGTCGCGGCCGTGGCCATCGTCTTCTCCCAGTTGTTCGGCACCCAGTTCGGCCTGGTCAACTACGCGTTGGGATTCCTCGGGATCGACCCGATCAACTGGCAGGGCGGCACCCTGTCCTCCTGGGCGGTCATCGCGGTGATGGTCGACTGGCGCTGGACCGGCTACAACGCGCTGATCTACCTGGCGGCGATGTCGGCGATCCCGAGGGACCTCTACGAGGCGGCCTCCATCGACGGCGCCTCCCGCATGCGGCAGTTCTGGCAGATCACCGTGCCGATGCTGCGGCCCACCATCATCTTCACCGTGATCGTCTCCACCATCGGCCAGATGCAGCTGTTCACCGAACCGGTCATCTTCGGGGACGTCTCCGGAGGCACGCAGGGACAGTTCCAGACCACGATGATGCTGATCTTCGAGGAGGCCTTCCGGTTCAACAACTACGGATACGGCTCCGCGATCGCCTGGATGCTGTTCATGCTCGTCGTTGTGATCAGCGCGCTCAACGCGCTGCTCAGCAGCAGGATCAAGGGGGCATGA
- a CDS encoding roadblock/LC7 domain-containing protein translates to MNQPVNELNWLITDFANRVPDVAHAIVVSSDGLPLAASAGFPTDRADQLAAIASGLSSLTQGAARVFEGGAVAQTVVEMERGLLLIMAISDGSCLAVLAAADCDLGLVGYEMTLLVERAGRALTPAARTSGTH, encoded by the coding sequence ATGAATCAACCGGTGAACGAACTCAACTGGCTGATCACTGACTTCGCCAATCGGGTGCCCGACGTGGCGCACGCGATCGTGGTGTCGTCGGATGGTCTACCGTTGGCGGCCTCAGCCGGATTCCCCACTGATCGAGCCGATCAGCTGGCCGCGATCGCCTCCGGTCTCTCCAGCCTCACCCAGGGCGCGGCCCGAGTCTTCGAGGGTGGAGCGGTCGCCCAGACCGTGGTTGAGATGGAGCGAGGCCTGCTCCTTATCATGGCTATCAGCGATGGATCGTGCCTTGCGGTGCTCGCTGCGGCCGACTGCGACCTCGGTCTGGTCGGTTACGAGATGACACTGCTTGTCGAGCGGGCGGGCCGAGCCCTGACCCCGGCGGCACGCACCTCGGGTACCCACTGA
- a CDS encoding LacI family DNA-binding transcriptional regulator, whose translation MERRRRPTLEMVAALAGVGRGTVSRVINGSDQVSPPTREAVKRAIKELGYVPNRAARTLVTRRTDTVALVVSEDNQRLFAEPFYAGIVLGVGVALSERGFQFLLATGRSGAEHERLGGYLAGQHVDGVLLLSLHRDDPLPEMLDEAGVPYVYGGRPLGVPEEQVCYVDIDNIGGGRQATQRLIETGHRRIATIAGPQDMVAGVDRLQGYREALEVAGLDYDESLVSYGDFTYDSGVTAMRELLDRNPDLDAVFAASDLMGLAALRVLRAAGRSAPKDVAVIGYDDSTVAEHAEPPMTSVNQPTELMGREMARLLVDRITGEITDPARLILETHLMVRESA comes from the coding sequence ATGGAGCGTCGGCGGCGTCCGACACTGGAGATGGTGGCCGCTCTGGCGGGAGTCGGCCGCGGGACGGTGTCCCGTGTGATCAACGGCTCCGACCAGGTGAGTCCTCCCACGCGGGAGGCGGTGAAGCGGGCGATCAAGGAGTTGGGGTACGTACCGAACCGGGCGGCCCGCACCCTGGTGACCCGACGCACCGACACCGTGGCGCTGGTGGTTTCGGAGGACAATCAGAGACTCTTCGCCGAACCCTTCTACGCCGGGATCGTGCTCGGGGTGGGGGTGGCCCTGTCGGAGCGGGGGTTCCAGTTCCTGCTGGCCACCGGCCGCTCGGGAGCCGAGCACGAACGCCTCGGCGGCTACCTGGCCGGGCAGCACGTCGACGGCGTGCTGCTGCTGTCGCTGCACCGCGACGACCCGCTTCCGGAGATGCTGGACGAGGCCGGGGTGCCCTACGTCTACGGCGGCCGGCCGCTCGGAGTCCCCGAGGAGCAGGTGTGCTACGTCGACATCGACAACATCGGCGGCGGCCGCCAGGCCACCCAGCGGCTGATCGAGACCGGCCACCGCCGTATCGCCACCATCGCCGGTCCCCAGGACATGGTCGCCGGTGTGGACCGTCTCCAGGGCTACCGCGAGGCGCTGGAGGTGGCGGGCCTCGACTACGACGAGAGCCTGGTGAGCTACGGCGACTTCACCTACGACAGCGGCGTGACCGCCATGCGGGAGCTGCTGGACCGCAACCCCGACCTGGACGCGGTGTTCGCCGCCTCCGACCTGATGGGACTGGCGGCGCTGCGGGTGCTGCGCGCGGCGGGGCGCAGCGCGCCCAAGGACGTCGCCGTGATCGGCTACGACGACTCCACCGTGGCCGAGCACGCCGAGCCGCCGATGACCAGCGTCAACCAGCCCACCGAGCTGATGGGCCGGGAGATGGCGCGCCTCCTGGTCGACCGCATCACCGGGGAGATCACCGACCCGGCCAGGCTGATCCTGGAGACCCACCTGATGGTGCGCGAGTCCGCCTGA
- a CDS encoding CBS domain-containing protein, with the protein MTTAKDIMHRGAKCVDANTNLTDASRMMRDLGVGALPICGDDGKLKGIITDRDIVIKCLAEGKDPNTCNAIELAQGRPFYVDASDDVETVLQQMIQHKIKRLPVIENRELVGIVSEADLAQHLPENQIGRLVEAIKSGPADHVS; encoded by the coding sequence ATGACCACCGCGAAGGACATCATGCACCGGGGCGCCAAGTGCGTCGACGCGAACACCAACCTCACCGACGCGTCCCGCATGATGCGCGACCTGGGGGTGGGCGCGCTGCCCATCTGCGGTGACGACGGCAAGCTGAAGGGCATCATCACCGACCGTGACATCGTGATCAAGTGCCTGGCCGAGGGCAAGGACCCCAACACCTGCAACGCGATCGAACTCGCCCAGGGCAGGCCGTTCTACGTGGACGCCTCGGACGACGTCGAGACGGTGCTGCAGCAGATGATCCAGCACAAGATCAAGCGGCTGCCGGTGATCGAGAACCGCGAACTGGTCGGGATCGTCAGCGAGGCGGACCTCGCCCAGCACCTGCCCGAGAACCAGATAGGACGCCTGGTCGAGGCGATCAAGTCGGGACCGGCCGACCACGTCTCCTGA
- a CDS encoding carbohydrate ABC transporter permease produces the protein MTTTLTPPPGAVPEPAAPGDTPAAKRRRKRKNEGSTGVREATPLTYIGLSLTVLLSVFPLWWMLVVASRDSAAASARPPYMWPGGNLLENLERLFANSSANFQLGLVNSAISSTILALSVVLFSSLAGFALAKLKFRGRNAAAVGVVLTMAVPVQIGIIPLLMLMEWFGWRGEITAIIVPFMVNGFGVFMMRQYCIQAIPDELLEAARMDGCSTFRIYWNVVLPALRPAMVVLGLLTFMTQWNEFTWALAVLTPANPTVQLAINQLNQSAYSRDFALMFTGSVVATLPLLILFFVLGRQLIGRIMEGAIK, from the coding sequence ATGACGACCACCCTGACCCCGCCCCCGGGCGCCGTGCCCGAGCCCGCCGCGCCCGGGGACACCCCGGCCGCGAAGCGCAGGCGCAAGCGGAAGAACGAGGGCAGCACCGGGGTCCGCGAGGCGACCCCGCTGACCTACATCGGACTCTCCCTCACCGTCCTGCTGTCGGTGTTCCCCCTGTGGTGGATGCTCGTCGTGGCCAGCCGCGACTCGGCCGCCGCCTCGGCCCGCCCGCCCTACATGTGGCCCGGCGGAAACCTCCTGGAGAACCTGGAACGCCTCTTCGCCAACTCCTCGGCCAACTTCCAACTCGGCCTGGTCAACTCGGCGATCTCCTCCACCATCCTCGCGCTGTCGGTGGTGCTCTTCTCCTCGCTGGCCGGATTCGCCCTGGCCAAGCTGAAGTTCCGGGGACGCAACGCCGCCGCCGTCGGCGTGGTGCTGACCATGGCGGTGCCCGTCCAGATCGGCATCATCCCGCTGCTGATGCTCATGGAGTGGTTCGGCTGGCGCGGAGAGATCACCGCGATCATCGTGCCCTTCATGGTCAACGGCTTCGGCGTGTTCATGATGCGCCAGTACTGCATCCAGGCGATCCCCGACGAACTGCTGGAAGCCGCGCGCATGGACGGCTGCTCCACCTTCCGCATCTACTGGAACGTGGTCCTTCCCGCGCTGCGGCCCGCGATGGTCGTGCTCGGCCTGCTGACGTTCATGACGCAGTGGAACGAGTTCACCTGGGCGCTGGCGGTGCTGACCCCCGCCAACCCGACGGTCCAGCTCGCCATCAACCAGCTCAACCAGTCGGCGTACTCGCGTGACTTCGCCCTGATGTTCACCGGGTCCGTCGTCGCCACACTCCCCCTGCTGATCCTGTTCTTCGTCCTCGGCCGCCAGCTCATCGGCCGGATCATGGAAGGTGCCATCAAGTGA
- a CDS encoding GTP-binding protein produces MTSVKIVVAGGFGVGKTTFVGSVSEIVPLTTEAVMTSASVGVDDLAKTPDKQTTTVAMDFGRVSLDSDLILYLFGTPGQHRFWFMWDDLVKGAIGAVVLVDTRRLADCFPAIDYFEEAKLPFIVAINGFDSYYPHSISEVRDALTLSEDIPIVQCDARDRASTKATLIRLVEHAIAVGDASAEQTTSTGGHSSWR; encoded by the coding sequence ATGACGTCGGTGAAGATCGTCGTCGCCGGGGGCTTCGGCGTCGGTAAGACGACATTTGTGGGGTCGGTCTCCGAGATCGTTCCACTGACCACCGAAGCGGTCATGACCAGCGCCAGCGTCGGCGTCGACGACCTGGCCAAGACGCCGGACAAGCAGACGACCACGGTCGCCATGGACTTCGGTCGGGTCTCGCTGGACTCCGACCTCATCCTCTACCTGTTCGGCACCCCCGGCCAGCACCGCTTCTGGTTCATGTGGGACGACCTGGTCAAGGGAGCCATCGGCGCGGTGGTCCTGGTCGACACCCGCCGTCTGGCGGACTGCTTCCCGGCCATCGACTACTTCGAGGAGGCGAAGCTGCCGTTCATCGTGGCGATCAACGGCTTCGACTCCTACTACCCCCACTCCATCAGCGAGGTGCGTGACGCCCTCACCCTGAGTGAGGACATCCCGATCGTGCAGTGCGACGCGCGCGACCGGGCCTCCACCAAGGCCACACTGATCCGCCTGGTCGAGCACGCCATCGCCGTCGGTGACGCCTCCGCCGAACAGACCACCTCCACCGGCGGTCACTCCTCCTGGCGTTAG
- a CDS encoding sensor histidine kinase: MSTRATNNGADATDDVPERAGEDTPAKRPARRWNPRNWRVRSRLVALVVVPTAAALILGGARFSENAMVTLRNERIETMAVLAEDVVQLGNALGLERMLAAAYIADHPNPNRRSDERAVALQEQQKVVDQELNDVRAGTNELGETGDPVVQERLDRMTESLENLSGIRNEITDTRITMLPAVTKYRQIADSLTDFVEALANNAEATELRESIRALTALGRARDDQSYETALMLHSLIRDSMSGGVQDSIEGTQARYNNEIQNFRNSATPEQAALFDDNYGGLDVSRLGTMRLRALLRAEEGQTLTGVTEGDDPDSYQQTAVAAMERMEQVESAMATLVRTEATMHKNQGRIQLLSDSAAVLLLIIVVFLTTSWVARSMVVPLRVLRDSAMRIAAKDLPDAISRMRETNVRPGEVRVTPIEVSSTDEFGEVARSFDEVHRAALRLASDEAALRTNVNAMFVNLSRRSQSLVERQLRLIESLEQGEQDDDRLADLFQLDHLATRMRRNNENLLVLSGQDNTRKWAQPVPLVDVLRAAVSEVEQYERVNVRAPSHISVLGRPVNDVIHLIAELVENATVFSSHDTQVSVTAQAMDNGEVVVEITDSGIGMAPEEIESTNQRLAEPPLIDVAVSRRMGLFVVSRLANRHGIRVQLRAAHNGGITAVVSLPNDLLITPVESATPALSPSRGPVPDTYAEATAAFASSPAPADPTDSVWQPPEGNDRPVWQRDSTPSGLPKRPDPAARAAQRGKQEQSEHPPSGQDLWGDAGWAKPSAPRRTPTEPTAAPSSAPDTPAAPPPPVTPPVSDTPASAPSASEPERPTSAEPAQSDRRPVYGYSIERPEQRANPLDDTARPVEETRAWQTPPTAPYSGSGGNGLTSDRPEIREGYGSTAYLSKRYGSGSNQNTIIPPSPENESNEPLPIFDSIESNWFRRRTVNPAVTAAETGPINTVGTPDGLGSTEPAGSAAEQRSRSEDGWRSEADVGWKTAAERASEPVAGGITSSGLPKRVPKANLVPGTAPAPENFKQITSRSADQVRSRFSSFQQGIRQGRDALNKRPPREG; encoded by the coding sequence GTGTCGACACGAGCGACGAACAACGGCGCTGACGCCACTGATGACGTGCCGGAGAGGGCCGGAGAGGACACTCCGGCCAAGCGCCCTGCCCGGCGGTGGAATCCCCGGAACTGGCGTGTCCGGTCCCGGCTGGTGGCGCTCGTCGTCGTCCCCACCGCGGCGGCTCTGATTCTGGGTGGTGCGAGGTTCAGCGAGAACGCCATGGTGACGCTCAGGAACGAGCGCATCGAGACGATGGCGGTCCTCGCCGAGGACGTCGTCCAACTGGGCAACGCGCTGGGCCTGGAGCGGATGCTCGCCGCCGCCTACATCGCCGACCACCCCAATCCGAACCGGCGCTCCGACGAGCGCGCGGTCGCACTCCAGGAACAGCAGAAGGTCGTCGACCAGGAACTCAACGACGTCCGCGCGGGGACCAACGAACTGGGGGAGACGGGAGATCCGGTCGTCCAGGAACGGCTCGACCGCATGACCGAGTCCCTGGAGAACCTGAGCGGGATACGGAACGAGATCACCGACACCCGCATCACGATGCTTCCGGCGGTCACCAAGTACCGCCAGATAGCCGACTCCCTCACCGACTTCGTCGAGGCGCTCGCCAACAACGCCGAGGCCACCGAACTGCGCGAGAGCATCCGCGCGCTGACCGCGCTCGGCAGGGCACGCGACGACCAGTCCTACGAGACCGCGCTGATGCTGCACTCGCTGATCCGCGACTCGATGTCGGGCGGTGTCCAGGACTCCATCGAGGGCACCCAGGCCCGCTACAACAACGAGATCCAGAACTTCCGCAACAGCGCCACCCCCGAGCAGGCGGCACTGTTCGACGACAACTACGGGGGTCTGGACGTCAGTCGGCTGGGCACCATGCGACTGCGCGCCCTGCTGCGGGCCGAGGAGGGCCAGACGCTCACCGGCGTCACCGAGGGAGACGACCCCGACAGCTACCAGCAGACGGCCGTGGCCGCGATGGAGCGCATGGAGCAGGTCGAAAGCGCCATGGCCACCCTGGTGCGCACCGAGGCGACGATGCACAAGAACCAGGGCCGCATCCAGTTGCTCTCCGACAGCGCCGCGGTGCTCCTGCTGATCATCGTCGTCTTCCTGACCACCTCGTGGGTGGCGCGCTCCATGGTCGTTCCGCTGCGCGTCCTGCGCGACAGCGCCATGCGCATCGCGGCCAAGGACCTTCCCGACGCCATCAGCCGGATGCGCGAGACCAACGTGCGACCGGGCGAGGTCCGGGTCACACCGATCGAGGTCTCCTCCACCGACGAGTTCGGCGAGGTGGCCCGCTCCTTCGACGAGGTGCACCGCGCCGCGCTGCGCCTGGCCTCCGACGAGGCGGCGCTGCGCACCAACGTCAACGCGATGTTCGTCAACCTCTCCCGGCGCAGCCAGAGCCTGGTCGAGCGGCAACTGCGCCTCATCGAGAGCCTGGAGCAGGGCGAGCAGGACGACGACCGCCTGGCCGACCTGTTCCAGCTCGACCACCTGGCCACCCGCATGCGCCGCAACAACGAGAACCTGCTGGTGCTGTCCGGCCAGGACAACACCCGCAAGTGGGCCCAGCCGGTGCCCCTGGTCGACGTGCTGCGCGCCGCGGTCTCCGAGGTCGAGCAGTACGAACGGGTCAACGTCCGCGCCCCCTCGCACATCTCGGTCCTGGGACGCCCGGTCAACGACGTCATCCACCTCATCGCCGAGCTGGTGGAGAACGCCACCGTGTTCTCCTCGCACGACACCCAGGTCTCGGTCACCGCCCAGGCGATGGACAACGGTGAGGTCGTCGTCGAGATCACCGACTCGGGCATCGGCATGGCGCCCGAGGAGATCGAGAGCACCAACCAGCGGCTCGCCGAGCCTCCGCTCATCGACGTCGCGGTCTCCCGCCGCATGGGTCTGTTCGTGGTCAGCCGCCTGGCCAACCGGCACGGTATCCGGGTGCAGTTGCGCGCCGCCCACAACGGCGGCATCACCGCGGTCGTGTCGCTCCCCAACGACCTGCTGATCACCCCGGTCGAGTCGGCCACCCCGGCGCTCAGCCCGTCGCGCGGACCGGTGCCGGACACCTACGCCGAAGCCACCGCGGCCTTCGCGTCCTCCCCGGCTCCGGCCGATCCCACCGACAGCGTGTGGCAGCCGCCCGAGGGCAACGACCGTCCCGTGTGGCAGCGCGACAGCACGCCCTCGGGGCTGCCCAAGCGTCCCGACCCGGCCGCGCGCGCCGCGCAGCGGGGCAAGCAGGAGCAGTCGGAGCACCCGCCCAGCGGCCAGGACCTGTGGGGTGACGCGGGATGGGCCAAACCCTCGGCCCCCCGCCGGACTCCCACCGAGCCGACGGCCGCCCCCTCCTCGGCGCCCGACACCCCGGCGGCCCCGCCGCCCCCGGTGACTCCGCCGGTGTCCGACACCCCCGCATCGGCTCCGTCGGCGTCCGAGCCCGAGCGGCCGACCTCCGCGGAACCGGCGCAGTCCGACCGGCGCCCCGTCTACGGGTACTCCATCGAGCGGCCCGAGCAGCGCGCCAACCCGCTGGACGACACCGCCCGCCCCGTCGAGGAGACCCGGGCCTGGCAGACTCCCCCGACCGCGCCCTACTCGGGCTCGGGCGGCAACGGCCTCACCTCCGACCGGCCGGAGATCCGCGAGGGCTACGGTTCCACCGCCTACCTGTCCAAGCGGTACGGCTCGGGCAGCAACCAGAACACGATCATTCCGCCCTCCCCGGAGAACGAGTCCAACGAGCCGCTGCCGATCTTCGACTCCATCGAGTCGAACTGGTTCCGTCGCCGCACCGTCAACCCGGCGGTCACCGCGGCCGAGACCGGGCCGATCAACACCGTCGGCACGCCTGACGGACTCGGTTCCACCGAACCCGCCGGATCGGCCGCCGAGCAGCGGTCCCGTTCCGAGGACGGGTGGCGCTCCGAGGCGGACGTCGGCTGGAAGACCGCCGCGGAACGGGCGAGCGAGCCGGTCGCGGGCGGGATCACCTCCTCGGGTCTGCCCAAGCGCGTCCCCAAGGCGAACCTGGTCCCGGGCACCGCTCCGGCGCCGGAGAACTTCAAGCAGATCACCTCCCGTTCCGCAGACCAGGTCCGCAGCAGGTTCTCCAGTTTCCAACAGGGCATCCGCCAGGGCCGCGACGCCCTGAACAAGCGCCCTCCCAGGGAGGGGTAG
- a CDS encoding GH1 family beta-glucosidase, translating to MRFPQDFVWGAATASFQVEGATTADGRGTSIWDTFCATPGKVENGDTGDPACDHYNRYRDDVALMRELGIGAYRFSVAWPRIQPDGRGKPLRAGLDFYDRLVDCLLEAGIEPWPTLYHWDLPQALEDEGGWPNRDTAKRFGDYAEIVYTRLGDRITNWNTLNEPWCAAFLGYASGVHAPGRREPAAALAAAHHLMLGHGLAAAAIRDLGSRSGRTPLVGIVHNQTTVRPYTDSEADVDAARRIDALRNRIFTEPLVKGRYPEDLLTDVAAITDYGFVEDGDLETISAPLDMMGVNFYNPSWVSGSRENGGSDRLPPDEYSPSVGSQHVVEVDPGLPVTAMGWPIDATGLYDTLTRLANDYPGLTLYVTENGAAFDDKLVDGAVHDTDRIAYLDAHLRAAHAAMEAGVPLKGYFAWSLMDNFEWALGYGKRFGIVHVDYESQVRTVKDSGRWYSRVVRDGGIIGQR from the coding sequence ATCCGGTTCCCCCAGGACTTCGTGTGGGGGGCGGCGACAGCCTCGTTCCAGGTTGAGGGAGCCACCACGGCGGACGGCCGCGGCACCAGCATCTGGGACACGTTCTGCGCCACCCCCGGCAAGGTCGAGAACGGCGACACCGGTGACCCCGCCTGCGACCACTACAACCGCTACCGCGACGACGTGGCGCTCATGCGCGAACTGGGCATCGGCGCCTACCGCTTCTCCGTGGCCTGGCCGCGCATCCAGCCCGACGGCAGGGGCAAACCCCTGCGCGCCGGCCTGGACTTCTACGACCGGCTCGTGGACTGCCTGCTGGAGGCGGGGATCGAGCCGTGGCCGACCCTCTACCACTGGGACCTGCCCCAGGCACTGGAGGACGAGGGCGGCTGGCCCAACCGGGACACCGCCAAGCGGTTCGGCGACTACGCGGAGATCGTGTACACCCGACTGGGTGACCGCATCACCAACTGGAACACCCTCAACGAGCCGTGGTGTGCGGCGTTCCTGGGCTACGCCTCCGGAGTGCACGCCCCCGGCCGCCGCGAGCCCGCCGCCGCGCTGGCCGCCGCCCACCACCTGATGCTGGGACACGGCCTGGCCGCCGCCGCCATCCGCGACCTGGGATCCCGGTCCGGCCGCACCCCGCTCGTGGGCATCGTGCACAACCAGACCACGGTGCGCCCCTACACCGACAGCGAGGCCGACGTGGACGCGGCGCGGCGCATCGACGCGCTGCGCAACCGCATCTTCACCGAGCCCCTGGTGAAGGGACGCTACCCGGAGGACCTGCTCACCGACGTCGCGGCGATCACCGACTACGGGTTCGTGGAGGACGGGGACCTGGAGACGATCTCCGCGCCGCTGGACATGATGGGCGTCAACTTCTACAACCCCAGTTGGGTGTCGGGCTCCCGGGAGAACGGCGGCTCCGACCGGCTTCCGCCCGACGAGTACTCGCCGTCGGTGGGCAGCCAGCACGTCGTCGAGGTGGACCCCGGCCTGCCGGTCACCGCCATGGGCTGGCCGATCGACGCCACCGGTCTGTACGACACGCTCACCCGCCTCGCCAACGACTACCCGGGGCTGACGCTGTACGTCACCGAGAACGGCGCCGCCTTCGACGACAAGCTGGTCGACGGCGCGGTGCACGACACCGACCGGATCGCCTACCTGGACGCGCACCTGCGCGCCGCGCACGCCGCGATGGAGGCCGGAGTGCCCCTCAAGGGTTACTTCGCCTGGTCGCTGATGGACAATTTCGAGTGGGCGCTGGGCTACGGTAAGCGCTTCGGCATCGTGCACGTGGACTACGAGAGCCAGGTCCGCACGGTCAAGGACAGCGGCCGGTGGTACTCGCGCGTCGTCCGTGACGGAGGGATCATCGGGCAGCGCTAG
- a CDS encoding class I SAM-dependent methyltransferase — translation MTSQDERRAFWEERLAADWTETGVGYRALGRPFNEWMYRVRREVFLERAGALDMDLTRARVLDVGSGTGFYVQAWRDLGVASVTGCDLTEAAVARLRRRFPGLRFERLDIADPGDTLAGADFDAVSCMDVLFHITDDDRYTAALESVARLVRPGGYFVLSENFLHRPVQRGANQVNRTIGWITGQLDRVGFDVVRRSPFLVLMNAQVDAGPVWRKTWGGTLRAATLTGPTGWLAGAALYPLERRLVRTRQESPTTEIMVCRRR, via the coding sequence ATGACTTCCCAAGACGAACGCAGGGCCTTCTGGGAGGAGCGCCTGGCTGCGGACTGGACGGAGACCGGCGTCGGCTACCGGGCGCTGGGACGCCCGTTCAACGAGTGGATGTATCGGGTGCGCCGGGAGGTGTTCCTGGAGCGGGCGGGCGCGCTCGACATGGACCTGACCCGCGCGCGGGTGCTCGACGTGGGCTCGGGGACCGGTTTCTACGTGCAGGCCTGGCGGGACCTCGGCGTCGCCTCGGTCACCGGGTGCGACCTGACCGAGGCCGCGGTGGCGCGGCTGCGCCGCCGCTTCCCCGGCCTGCGTTTCGAACGCCTGGACATCGCCGACCCCGGGGACACGCTGGCCGGAGCCGACTTCGACGCGGTCTCCTGCATGGACGTGCTCTTCCACATCACCGACGACGACCGCTACACCGCCGCTCTGGAGTCCGTCGCCCGGCTGGTGCGGCCCGGCGGCTACTTCGTGCTCTCGGAGAACTTCCTGCACCGTCCGGTGCAGCGCGGCGCCAACCAGGTCAACCGCACGATCGGCTGGATCACCGGACAACTGGACCGCGTCGGCTTCGACGTCGTGCGCCGATCCCCGTTCCTGGTGCTGATGAACGCCCAGGTCGACGCCGGCCCGGTGTGGCGCAAGACGTGGGGCGGGACGCTGCGCGCGGCCACCCTGACCGGGCCGACCGGTTGGCTCGCCGGAGCCGCGCTCTACCCGCTCGAACGGCGACTGGTGCGCACCCGGCAGGAGAGCCCGACCACCGAGATCATGGTCTGCCGCCGCCGCTGA
- a CDS encoding DUF742 domain-containing protein codes for MVAPPHGRDTGSASWFGDPSAGAPRPLPDAAAGGELPRSTQQVTGQQWSISESAPSSLVRPYAVTRGRTKPKTELPLEALISTTATARSEFGTLTPECQAICDLCQEWRSVAEISALCRIPLGVARVLVADMAEQGLVQIRSSLNTDNRPNVNLLERVLSGLRKL; via the coding sequence GTGGTGGCACCACCTCACGGTAGAGACACCGGGAGCGCCTCATGGTTCGGCGACCCGTCGGCTGGCGCTCCCAGGCCGCTGCCCGACGCCGCGGCCGGTGGCGAGCTTCCGCGATCCACCCAACAGGTCACCGGACAGCAGTGGTCGATCAGCGAGAGTGCGCCGAGTTCGCTGGTACGGCCCTACGCGGTGACGCGCGGTCGGACCAAGCCCAAGACCGAGTTGCCGCTTGAGGCACTGATCTCGACGACGGCGACGGCGCGCAGCGAGTTCGGGACCCTCACTCCCGAATGTCAGGCGATCTGCGACCTGTGCCAGGAGTGGCGGTCCGTGGCGGAGATCTCCGCCCTGTGCCGGATACCGCTCGGTGTCGCGCGGGTTCTGGTGGCGGACATGGCAGAACAGGGCCTCGTACAGATCAGGTCGTCGCTCAACACCGACAACCGGCCCAACGTCAACCTGCTTGAAAGGGTACTCAGTGGACTTCGCAAGCTCTAG